A single Callithrix jacchus isolate 240 chromosome 4, calJac240_pri, whole genome shotgun sequence DNA region contains:
- the MYCT1 gene encoding myc target protein 1 — MRTQVYEGLCKNYFSLAVLQRHRIKLPFFDILVFLSLFLLFLLFLVDIMANNTTSLGSPWPENFWEDLIMSFTISMAIGLVLGGCIWAAFIFVSRRRRASAPISQWSSSRRSRSSYTHGLNRTGFYRHSGCERRSNLSLASLTFQRQASLEQANSFPRKSSFRASTFHPFLQCPPLPVETESHLVTLASSSISPTISTSHSLSRPDFHWSSNSLRVGLSTPPPPAYESIIKAFPDS, encoded by the exons ATGCGAACACAAGTATATGAGGGAttgtgtaaaaattatttttcccttgctgtactacaaagacatagaatcaaactGCCTTTTTTTGACatactggtttttctttctctttttcttctctttcttctatttcttgtGGATATTATGGCTAATAACACAACAAGTTTAGGGAGTCCATGGCCAGAAAACTTTTGGG aGGACCTTATCATGTCCTTCACCATATCCATGGCAATCGGGCTGGTACTTGGAGGATGTATTTGGGCTGCTTTCATTTTTGTGTCTCGAAGAAGAAGAGCCAGTGCTCCCATCTCACAGTGGAGTTCAAGTAGGAGATCTAGGTCTTCTTACACCCATGGCCTCAACAGAACTGGATTTTACCGCCACAGTGGCTGTGAACGTCGAAGCAACCTCAGCCTGGCCAGTCTCACTTTCCAGCGACAAGCTTCACTGGAACAAGCAAATTCCTTTCCAAGAAAATCAAGTTTCAGAGCTTCTACTTTCCATCCCTTTCTACAATGTCCGCCACTTCCTGTGGAAACTGAGAGTCACCTGGTGACTCTTGCTTCTTCCAGTATCTCTCCCACCATCAGCACTTCCCACAGTCTGAGCCGTCCTGATTTCCACTGGTCCAGTAACAGTCTTCGAGTGGGCCTTtcaaccccacccccacctgcctATGAGTCTATCATCAAAGCATTCCCAGATTCCTGA